The Alphaproteobacteria bacterium genome contains a region encoding:
- the lepA gene encoding translation elongation factor 4 translates to MTAHAINNIRNFSIVAHIDHGKSTLADRLIGLTGALDAREMAGREQILDSMDIERERGITIKAQTVRLTYPAKDGKTYILNLIDTPGHVDFAYEVNRSLAACEGSLLVVDASQGVEAQTLANVYHAIDAGHEIVPVLNKVDLPAAEPAKVKQQIEDVIGLDASDAIEISAKTGQNVEAVLEAIVTRLPPPKGDRGATLKALLVDSWYDLYLGVVVLVRIVDGVLRKNQRIRMMGTGAAYDVDRVGVFTPKLVAADELGPGEIGFLTASIKEVADTRVGDTITDDRKPVDAMLPGFKPAIPVVFCGLFPVDAAQFEDLRAAMGKLRLNDASFSYEMETSAALGFGFRCGFLGLLHLEIIQERLEREFNLELIATAPSVIYKVKLRNGTEIQIHNPVDMPDPMQVLEIEEPWIEATILTPDEYLGSVLKLCQDRRGTQKELTYVGARAMVKYDLPLNEVVFDFYDRLKSVSKGYASFDYHLTDFHPADLVKMQILVNAEPVDALAMLVHRTRAEQRGRAMVEKLKELIPPHMFQVPIQAAIGGKIIARETVRALRKDVTAKCYGGDVTRKRKLLEKQKEGKKKMRQYGKVDIPQEAFIAALKVDV, encoded by the coding sequence ATGACGGCTCACGCAATCAACAATATCCGCAATTTCTCGATCGTCGCGCACATCGACCACGGCAAGTCGACGCTCGCGGACCGGCTGATCGGGCTCACCGGCGCGCTCGACGCGCGCGAGATGGCCGGTAGGGAGCAGATCCTCGACTCGATGGACATCGAGCGCGAGCGCGGCATCACGATCAAGGCGCAGACCGTGCGGCTCACCTACCCGGCGAAGGACGGCAAGACCTATATCCTGAACCTGATCGACACGCCCGGGCATGTCGATTTCGCCTACGAGGTGAACCGCTCGCTTGCCGCCTGCGAGGGCTCGCTTTTGGTGGTGGACGCTTCCCAAGGCGTCGAGGCGCAGACGCTCGCCAACGTTTATCACGCGATCGATGCCGGCCACGAGATCGTGCCGGTGCTCAACAAGGTCGACTTGCCGGCGGCCGAGCCCGCCAAGGTGAAGCAGCAGATCGAGGACGTGATCGGCCTCGATGCCTCGGACGCGATCGAGATTTCGGCGAAGACCGGGCAGAACGTCGAGGCGGTGCTGGAGGCGATCGTCACCCGGCTCCCCCCGCCCAAGGGTGACCGCGGCGCGACGCTCAAGGCGCTGCTGGTGGATAGCTGGTACGACCTCTACCTCGGCGTCGTCGTGCTGGTGCGCATCGTCGACGGCGTGCTGCGCAAAAATCAACGCATCCGCATGATGGGAACGGGCGCTGCCTACGACGTCGACCGCGTCGGCGTGTTCACGCCCAAGCTGGTCGCCGCCGACGAGCTTGGCCCCGGCGAGATCGGCTTTCTCACCGCCTCGATCAAGGAAGTGGCCGACACGCGCGTCGGCGACACCATCACGGACGACCGCAAGCCGGTCGACGCGATGCTGCCGGGCTTCAAGCCGGCCATTCCGGTCGTGTTCTGCGGCCTCTTTCCGGTCGATGCCGCGCAGTTCGAGGACCTGCGCGCCGCGATGGGCAAGCTGCGCCTCAATGACGCGAGCTTTTCCTACGAGATGGAGACCTCAGCGGCGCTCGGCTTCGGCTTCCGCTGCGGCTTCCTCGGCCTGTTGCATCTGGAAATCATCCAGGAGCGGCTGGAGCGCGAGTTCAATCTCGAACTGATCGCGACAGCGCCCTCGGTCATCTACAAGGTCAAGCTGCGCAACGGCACGGAGATCCAGATCCATAATCCGGTCGACATGCCGGACCCGATGCAGGTCCTCGAGATCGAGGAGCCCTGGATCGAGGCGACGATCCTCACGCCCGACGAATACCTCGGCTCGGTCCTCAAGCTCTGCCAGGACCGGCGCGGCACGCAGAAGGAACTCACCTACGTCGGCGCGCGCGCCATGGTGAAATACGACCTGCCGCTCAACGAGGTGGTGTTCGATTTCTATGACCGGCTGAAATCGGTGTCGAAGGGCTACGCATCGTTCGACTATCACCTCACCGACTTTCACCCCGCCGATCTCGTGAAGATGCAGATCCTGGTGAATGCCGAGCCGGTCGATGCGCTCGCCATGCTGGTGCATCGCACCCGCGCCGAGCAACGCGGCCGCGCCATGGTGGAGAAGCTGAAAGAACTGATCCCGCCGCACATGTTCCAGGTGCCGATCCAGGCCGCGATCGGCGGCAAGATCATCGCGCGCGAAACCGTGCGCGCGCTGCGCAAGGACGTGACCGCGAAATGCTACGGCGGCGACGTGACGCGCAAACGCAAGCTTCTGGAGAAGCAGAAGGAAGGCAAGAAGAAGATGCGCCAGTACGGGAAGGTCGATATCCCGCAGGAGGCGTTCATTGCGGCGCTGAAGGTGGATGTTTAG